In Tubulanus polymorphus chromosome 2, tnTubPoly1.2, whole genome shotgun sequence, a single window of DNA contains:
- the LOC141898533 gene encoding cytosolic carboxypeptidase-like protein 5 isoform X5 → MEFRSGGLLFTSKFDSGNLAKVEKVAKDEDDDLGSYGGCEPKPDYEYNVWTKPDCAGTQYENGNRSWFYFGIRGGNPGRLLKINIMNMNKQGKLYSQGHAPLVKTVPGKPKWERIRDRPTYEVVDNNFILTFTHRFADFKNATTYFTFCYPWSYTECQDQLAALDLKFKHLAKTHNPPLSTQSVYYHRELLCYSLQKLRVDLITISDHNAISEEEEPRFDDKLFPDTRSPRCKKFDSKRVYVLTSRVHPGESPASHVFNGFLEFILRENDPRAMKLRKQYVFKMIPLLNPDGVMLGHYRTDTRGVNLNRMYLDPDFSLHPSIYGAKSLLVYHHVHNKVVIKPKEEPISQDADKLTVNDTPNSESDPLVEQGDENWNLSHENGAELAAHRNRTFNVVYGEKSAVSEKVSDPTLSTSQSEHFHSDVLLKPLEFVPVIRETSSEMNATANKQETSVQHLTADFEQLGKGELGLNVNVATTDRCSEPMIKDSLIDDETEHLGNEGSEGEDDERDSAVSSSGTAKSPHLSDPKLLEIAPHESGIAFYVDLHGHASKRGCFIYGNNLEDEEKMIDCMLYPKLAALNTAHFDFHGCTFSIRNMYAKDKRDGMSKEGSGRVAIYKTIGIIHSYTLECNYNTGRMVNSIPPAYGDNGKATPPPLAGFPPKYTMNHYEDVGKALAIAALDMYEMNPWSRITLSEFNSIHTVREWVRRYLRGIRGGKMVRNVTTLKPFNGRSSFQANSNSNNASKPQFNRVTSSEPASLSNVATTSNRGNNRKPPFIPFANRNKELKPVKDSIPSNQKQVNQQKPRRRMTIPGCSPPNNKNSTTSMTTNNNTTPNTAQKSKTPPPVPFAITNLPSGLDKLFPNSCPMEKPTKHAFERGQNIPNLPYSRSDTLTKTDMKQALGLPTASGTDLLSLHNSPSYKMSHRPLRTQQLNASDNNEMFKHNSMMSTLTEENISPRNLATSTSTHSIEEEKVKQLKNISFLKPRQKAQMPMPTKPLDAPKKPELKMAAVRLHVEETGIFGRCCKGIKKEDATVY, encoded by the exons AAAACCAGATTGTGCTGGAACTCAATATGAGAATGGCAATCG GTCATGGTTCTATTTTGGTATACGTGGAGGTAATCCGGGACGTTTGTTGAAAATCAACATCATGAACATGAATAAACAAGGAAAACTTTACAGTCAAGGACACGCACCACTTGTAAAAACCGTCCCCGGAAAACCAAAATGGGAACGAATTCGAGACCGTCCTACTTATGAg GTTGTCGATAATAACTTCATTCTTACGTTCACTCATCGATTTGCTGATTTCAAGAATGCGACGACTTATTTCACATTTTGTTACCCATGGTCATATACGGAATGTCAGGATCAACTCGCCGCTCTAGACTTGAAATTCAAGCACCTCGCTAAAACTCACAACCCACCATT GTCTACTCAGTCAGTTTATTACCACCGTGAACTACTGTGCTATTCGCTACAGAAATTACGCGTAGATCTGATAACAATTTCCGATCACAATGCTATAAGTGAGGAAGAAGAACCACGTTTCGATGACAAACTGTTTCCAGATACCCGATCTCCAAGATGCAAGAAATTTGACAGTAAAAGA GTTTATGTGTTAACTAGTCGAGTACACCCCGGTGAATCACCTGCAAGTCATGTGTTCAATGGATTCCTTGAGTTCATTCTACGTGAAAACGACCCACGAGCAATGAAGCTACGCAAGCAATACGTGTTTAAAATGATACCACTTTTGAACCCGGACGGAGTTATGCTCGGACATTACAGAACGGATACTCGTGGCGTTAATTTAAATCGAATGTATCTCGATCCCGATTTTTCACTTCATCCATCGATATACGGTGCTAAAAGTTTACTCGTTTATCACCACGTTCATAACAAAGTGGTTATCAAACCAAAAGAGGAACCCATCAGTCAGGACGCGGATAAACTGACAGTAAATGATACTCCGAATAGTGAAAGTGATCCACTTGTTGAACAAGGTGATGAAAATTGGAATTTGTCTCATGAAAATGGAGCTGAATTAGCGGCGCATAGAAATCGGACATTCAATGTTGTTTATGGGGAGAAATCTGCAGTCTCGGAGAAAGTTTCTGATCCAACCTTGAGTACATCGCAGTCGGAACATTTTCATTCTGATGTCCTGTTGAAACCTCTCGAATTTGTACCGGTTATTAGGGAAACCTCTAGTGAAATGAATGCCACCGCCAACAAACAAGAAACATCCGTTCAACATTTAACTGCTGACTTTGAGCAGTTAGGAAAAGGAGAGTTAGGCTTAAATGTGAATGTGGCGACCACAGACAGATGTTCTGAACCGATGATTAAGGATAGTTTAATCGATGATGAAACAGAACATTTAGGAAATGAAGGATCTgaaggtgaagatgatgaacgTGATAGTGCAGTTTCTTCATCCGGAACAGCGAAGTCCCCGCATCTTTCTGATccgaaattattagaaattgCGCCACATGAAAGTGGAATAGCTTTCTACGTTGACTTGCACGGTCACGCATCTAAACGAGGTTGTTTCATTTATGGCAATAATTTGGAGGATGAAGAGAAAATG ATTGATTGTATGCTGTATCCGAAGCTAGCTGCTTTGAACACGGCTCACTTCGATTTCCATGGCTGTACGTTCAGCATTCGAAACATGTATGCGAAAGATAAGAGAGATGGAATGTCGAAGGAAGGATCTGGCAGAGTAgctatttataaaactatcGGGATAATTCATAG TTATACGTTAGAATGTAATTATAACACTGGACGTATGGTTAATAGTATACCACCGGCTTACGGTGATAACGGTAAAGCAACACCTCCACCTCTAGCAGGATTTCCACCTAAATATACCATGAATCATTATGAAGAT GTTGGTAAAGCTCTTGCTATTGCCGCCTTAGATATGTATGAAATGAACCCTTGGTCTAGAATAACGTTGTCAGAATTTAACAGCATTCATACAGTCAGAGAATGGGTACGACGATATTTAAGAGGCATTAGAGGTGGTAAAATGGTGAGAAATGTCACAACATTGAAGCCCTTCAACGGTAGATCGAG ttttcaggCTAACAGTAACTCTAATAATGCATCTAAACCTCAGTTCAACCGTGTTACGTCATCAGAACCAGCATCCTTGTCGAATGTAGCTACAACTTCAAATCGtggaaataacagaaaaccacCTTTTATTCCATTCGCCAATAGAAATAAAGAACTGAAGCCAGTTAAAGATTCAATTCCGT ccaatcagaaacaAGTGAACCAACAGAAACCTAGACGACGCATGACGATTCCTGGATGTAGTCCACCAAACAATAAGAACAGCACAACTTCCATGACTACAAACAACAATACCACTCCAAATACTGCACAAAAATCTAAAACTCCACCACCTGTTCCATTTGCTATTACTAACTTACCTAGTGGCCTGGATAAACTCTTTCCTAATTCTTGCCCGATGGAGAAACCCACAAAACATGCATTCGAAAGAGGTCAAAATATACCAAACCTACCGTATAGTCGCAGTGACACGCTGACAAAAACTGATATGAAACAAGCTCTCGGTCTTCCTACTGCTAGCGGTACAGACTTGTTATCACTTCACAATAGTCCGTCGTACAAAATGAGCCACCGTCCGCTTAGAACTCAACAGCTGAATGCATCCGACAATAATGAGATGTTTAAACACAATTCAATGATGTCTACTTTGAccgaagaaaatatttcaccgaggaACCTCGCCACTTCAACGTCTACTCATTCAATCGAGGAAGAAAAAgtgaaacagttgaaaaat ATATCTTTCCTGAAACCTAGACAGAAAGCACAGATGCCAATGCCTACAAAACCGCTTGATGCTCCAAA AAAACCAGAGTTAAAAATGGCTGCTGTCCGTTTACATGTTGAGGAGACTGG GATTTTCGGAAGATGCTGCAAAGGAATTAAAAAGGAAGATGCAACCGTGTATTGA
- the LOC141898533 gene encoding cytosolic carboxypeptidase-like protein 5 isoform X3 produces the protein MEFRSGGLLFTSKFDSGNLAKVEKVAKDEDDDLGKIYGGCEPKPDYEYNVWTKPDCAGTQYENGNRSWFYFGIRGGNPGRLLKINIMNMNKQGKLYSQGHAPLVKTVPGKPKWERIRDRPTYEVVDNNFILTFTHRFADFKNATTYFTFCYPWSYTECQDQLAALDLKFKHLAKTHNPPLSTQSVYYHRELLCYSLQKLRVDLITISDHNAISEEEEPRFDDKLFPDTRSPRCKKFDSKRVYVLTSRVHPGESPASHVFNGFLEFILRENDPRAMKLRKQYVFKMIPLLNPDGVMLGHYRTDTRGVNLNRMYLDPDFSLHPSIYGAKSLLVYHHVHNKVVIKPKEEPISQDADKLTVNDTPNSESDPLVEQGDENWNLSHENGAELAAHRNRTFNVVYGEKSAVSEKVSDPTLSTSQSEHFHSDVLLKPLEFVPVIRETSSEMNATANKQETSVQHLTADFEQLGKGELGLNVNVATTDRCSEPMIKDSLIDDETEHLGNEGSEGEDDERDSAVSSSGTAKSPHLSDPKLLEIAPHESGIAFYVDLHGHASKRGCFIYGNNLEDEEKMIDCMLYPKLAALNTAHFDFHGCTFSIRNMYAKDKRDGMSKEGSGRVAIYKTIGIIHSYTLECNYNTGRMVNSIPPAYGDNGKATPPPLAGFPPKYTMNHYEDVGKALAIAALDMYEMNPWSRITLSEFNSIHTVREWVRRYLRGIRGGKMVRNVTTLKPFNGRSSFQANSNSNNASKPQFNRVTSSEPASLSNVATTSNRGNNRKPPFIPFANRNKELKPVKDSIPSNQKQVNQQKPRRRMTIPGCSPPNNKNSTTSMTTNNNTTPNTAQKSKTPPPVPFAITNLPSGLDKLFPNSCPMEKPTKHAFERGQNIPNLPYSRSDTLTKTDMKQALGLPTASGTDLLSLHNSPSYKMSHRPLRTQQLNASDNNEMFKHNSMMSTLTEENISPRNLATSTSTHSIEEEKVKQLKNISFLKPRQKAQMPMPTKPLDAPKKPELKMAAVRLHVEETGSDPPKRKSNKPLSTRRRSSSHSPKSAKGARKNSGTDSDAEKRRPRRRRLIKKLRKDLSSNSEVTDVPIELNKTLEGSAVQLHFSPRRTSITDDTDMAALQNVELDSPETISTELIDLQNPHNHQHQSGTKTPLFWVSW, from the exons AAAACCAGATTGTGCTGGAACTCAATATGAGAATGGCAATCG GTCATGGTTCTATTTTGGTATACGTGGAGGTAATCCGGGACGTTTGTTGAAAATCAACATCATGAACATGAATAAACAAGGAAAACTTTACAGTCAAGGACACGCACCACTTGTAAAAACCGTCCCCGGAAAACCAAAATGGGAACGAATTCGAGACCGTCCTACTTATGAg GTTGTCGATAATAACTTCATTCTTACGTTCACTCATCGATTTGCTGATTTCAAGAATGCGACGACTTATTTCACATTTTGTTACCCATGGTCATATACGGAATGTCAGGATCAACTCGCCGCTCTAGACTTGAAATTCAAGCACCTCGCTAAAACTCACAACCCACCATT GTCTACTCAGTCAGTTTATTACCACCGTGAACTACTGTGCTATTCGCTACAGAAATTACGCGTAGATCTGATAACAATTTCCGATCACAATGCTATAAGTGAGGAAGAAGAACCACGTTTCGATGACAAACTGTTTCCAGATACCCGATCTCCAAGATGCAAGAAATTTGACAGTAAAAGA GTTTATGTGTTAACTAGTCGAGTACACCCCGGTGAATCACCTGCAAGTCATGTGTTCAATGGATTCCTTGAGTTCATTCTACGTGAAAACGACCCACGAGCAATGAAGCTACGCAAGCAATACGTGTTTAAAATGATACCACTTTTGAACCCGGACGGAGTTATGCTCGGACATTACAGAACGGATACTCGTGGCGTTAATTTAAATCGAATGTATCTCGATCCCGATTTTTCACTTCATCCATCGATATACGGTGCTAAAAGTTTACTCGTTTATCACCACGTTCATAACAAAGTGGTTATCAAACCAAAAGAGGAACCCATCAGTCAGGACGCGGATAAACTGACAGTAAATGATACTCCGAATAGTGAAAGTGATCCACTTGTTGAACAAGGTGATGAAAATTGGAATTTGTCTCATGAAAATGGAGCTGAATTAGCGGCGCATAGAAATCGGACATTCAATGTTGTTTATGGGGAGAAATCTGCAGTCTCGGAGAAAGTTTCTGATCCAACCTTGAGTACATCGCAGTCGGAACATTTTCATTCTGATGTCCTGTTGAAACCTCTCGAATTTGTACCGGTTATTAGGGAAACCTCTAGTGAAATGAATGCCACCGCCAACAAACAAGAAACATCCGTTCAACATTTAACTGCTGACTTTGAGCAGTTAGGAAAAGGAGAGTTAGGCTTAAATGTGAATGTGGCGACCACAGACAGATGTTCTGAACCGATGATTAAGGATAGTTTAATCGATGATGAAACAGAACATTTAGGAAATGAAGGATCTgaaggtgaagatgatgaacgTGATAGTGCAGTTTCTTCATCCGGAACAGCGAAGTCCCCGCATCTTTCTGATccgaaattattagaaattgCGCCACATGAAAGTGGAATAGCTTTCTACGTTGACTTGCACGGTCACGCATCTAAACGAGGTTGTTTCATTTATGGCAATAATTTGGAGGATGAAGAGAAAATG ATTGATTGTATGCTGTATCCGAAGCTAGCTGCTTTGAACACGGCTCACTTCGATTTCCATGGCTGTACGTTCAGCATTCGAAACATGTATGCGAAAGATAAGAGAGATGGAATGTCGAAGGAAGGATCTGGCAGAGTAgctatttataaaactatcGGGATAATTCATAG TTATACGTTAGAATGTAATTATAACACTGGACGTATGGTTAATAGTATACCACCGGCTTACGGTGATAACGGTAAAGCAACACCTCCACCTCTAGCAGGATTTCCACCTAAATATACCATGAATCATTATGAAGAT GTTGGTAAAGCTCTTGCTATTGCCGCCTTAGATATGTATGAAATGAACCCTTGGTCTAGAATAACGTTGTCAGAATTTAACAGCATTCATACAGTCAGAGAATGGGTACGACGATATTTAAGAGGCATTAGAGGTGGTAAAATGGTGAGAAATGTCACAACATTGAAGCCCTTCAACGGTAGATCGAG ttttcaggCTAACAGTAACTCTAATAATGCATCTAAACCTCAGTTCAACCGTGTTACGTCATCAGAACCAGCATCCTTGTCGAATGTAGCTACAACTTCAAATCGtggaaataacagaaaaccacCTTTTATTCCATTCGCCAATAGAAATAAAGAACTGAAGCCAGTTAAAGATTCAATTCCGT ccaatcagaaacaAGTGAACCAACAGAAACCTAGACGACGCATGACGATTCCTGGATGTAGTCCACCAAACAATAAGAACAGCACAACTTCCATGACTACAAACAACAATACCACTCCAAATACTGCACAAAAATCTAAAACTCCACCACCTGTTCCATTTGCTATTACTAACTTACCTAGTGGCCTGGATAAACTCTTTCCTAATTCTTGCCCGATGGAGAAACCCACAAAACATGCATTCGAAAGAGGTCAAAATATACCAAACCTACCGTATAGTCGCAGTGACACGCTGACAAAAACTGATATGAAACAAGCTCTCGGTCTTCCTACTGCTAGCGGTACAGACTTGTTATCACTTCACAATAGTCCGTCGTACAAAATGAGCCACCGTCCGCTTAGAACTCAACAGCTGAATGCATCCGACAATAATGAGATGTTTAAACACAATTCAATGATGTCTACTTTGAccgaagaaaatatttcaccgaggaACCTCGCCACTTCAACGTCTACTCATTCAATCGAGGAAGAAAAAgtgaaacagttgaaaaat ATATCTTTCCTGAAACCTAGACAGAAAGCACAGATGCCAATGCCTACAAAACCGCTTGATGCTCCAAA AAAACCAGAGTTAAAAATGGCTGCTGTCCGTTTACATGTTGAGGAGACTGG GTCGGATCCCCCTAAAAGAAAGTCCAACAAACCGTTGAGTACGAGGCGGAGAAGCTCTTCCCATAGTCCAAAAAGTGCCAAAGGTGCAAGGAAAAACAGTGGAACTGATAGTGATGCTGAAAAGAGAAGGCCCCGACGTAGGCGTCTTATAAAAAAGCTAAGGAAAGATTTATCATCTAATAGTGAA GTTACAGATGTTCCAATTGAGTTAAACAAGACACTAGAAGGATCAGCGGTACAGTTACACTTCTCACCTCG AAGAACGAGCATCACCGATGATACTGATATGGCTGCGTTACAAAATGTAGAGTTG gactCTCCTGAAACAATTAGTACTGAATTGATTGATCTTCAAAATCCGCACAATCATCAACATCAAAGCGGTACAAAAACTCCTCTATTCTGGGTGTCATGGTGA